A genomic window from Centroberyx gerrardi isolate f3 chromosome 14, fCenGer3.hap1.cur.20231027, whole genome shotgun sequence includes:
- the usp19 gene encoding ubiquitin carboxyl-terminal hydrolase 19 isoform X1, with protein sequence MASSSGSSVAGGETVGRRGGAQQRGGSGGDHSTDVSSSTSKKKQKDRANQESREAKRAAAAAAGVIAEAKKDVFVDWKQNANEVIVRLRCGEGVQRVEDVSTTFTDTHCHARIPDGRQWDCRLQEEIEASCSRVQYKEKGGFLLLTMQKKIPFHIWPSLMSNKKEKEPVTTETKNGKEQFSLPVANGEMKSVGLESVEKPKLSSSQPQPQPPSSPAHSEPRRSGGKAERAAKRSLKNKPAGDKTAGESIGVKGGPGDGTATTSKPVTVTGGDQQPLEPSAKRTTVRPSKTTKEATPLDDRDTHSPKATAANGKASHTHPPAGRSSQTQHRDGDNRAERLDNGQEHKPGVATAAASHTQSSKTQVEEKLNQSSEREHKSGTTADGSSSQPAAPVSVSDRLQPVGSTSGTDPASPERLGESHTDRTDSEPEKKPAEHESELDTLIEEQPVSRESVSVPATGPAAKRGQSPGLAQRQGSCEGEEKRDQSKEEPPLEMKQEEAPEPMVNLQFVKNDSYEKGTDLMVVNVYMKGVCRDTARVIFREQDFTLIFQTSDANFLRLHADCGPNSVFKWQVKLRNLIQPEQCSYSFTPSRLDITLKKRHSQRWGVLEAPATQGAVGGAKVAVPSSPASMEKSQPGSSQHSLPAKEEPPRVGEEKPKAPKASSRVEDGGLDTVAPRGVSEHVPITKPEPTVTTPKPTCMVQPMTHAPPASNERHEEEEEKKVCLPGFTGLVNLGNTCFMNSVIQSLSNTRELRDYFHDRAFEAEINCNNPLGTGGRLAIGFAVLLRALWKGTHHAFQPSKLKAIVASKASQFTGYAQHDAQEFMAFLLDGLHEDLNRIQNKPYTETVDSDGRLDEVVAEEAWQRHKMRNDSFIVDLFQGQFKSKLVCPTCSKVSITFDPFLYLPVPLPQKQKVLTVFYFAKEPHKKPIKFLVSVSKENSSTAEVLESISRSVRIKPENLRLAEVVKSRFNRIFLPSHSLDTVSPSDMLFCFEVLSKELAKERVVLLRVQQRLQVPSISITKCAACLKPPVSEEDKLKRCTRCYRVGYCNQACQRSHWPNHKGLCRPNMENVGLPFLVSVPESRLSYPRLTQLLEGYSRFSVNVFQPPFQSGRTSPEASQSRADLPPMPKGAPEGLGSEEEAVGGGSTVGAGDSDLESPSLVPESQAESAQASALHSGEPDSLSSSQTSLSTTRTMDSGFSEPPSSTSCCSLDPQAEKETSCEKTVRPEAAVTGYQQPSESASGHASQFYISLLDSSNKEQRLDEKDDAFVDLPEDVTLELVWKNNERLKEYVLVRSKELEFEEDPGSLSETARAGHFTLEQCLNLFTKPEVLAPEEAWYCPKCQQHREASKQLLLWRLPNVLIIQLKRFSFRSFIWRDKINDMVDFPVRNLDLSKFCIGQKDEMQHPPIYDLYAVINHYGGMIGGHYTAYARLPSDKNSQRSDVGWRLFDDSTVTMVEESQVVTRYAYVLFYRRRNSPVERPPRFLGPLGAESPTAAGAAASQASLIWQELEEDEEGLDEGPRGLFLTGLRRRQAPRLTRRDEEDEDGTEGAVRRHRRQRMSDYSDDDCVRYFVLGTLAAVFALFLNLVYPLLYKANWG encoded by the exons atgTGTTTGTGGACTGGAAGCAGAATGCCAACGAGGTGATTGTCAGACTGCGCTGTGGGGAGGGGGTGCAGAGGGTAGAGGACGTCAGCACAACTTTCACTGATACACACTGCCATGCACGCATACCAG ATGGACGGCAGTGGGATTGTCGTTTGCAGGAAGAAATTGAAGCCTCCTGTAGCAGAGTCCAGTACAAGGAGAAGGGAGGCTTCCTGCTGCTCACCATGCAAAAGAAGATTCCCTTCCATATTTGGCCTTCACTCATG TCAaacaagaaggagaaggagccaGTAACCACGGAGACCAAGAACGGGAAGGAACAGTTCTCTTTGCCTGTGGCAAACGGCGAGATGAAGTCTGTTGGCTTAGAGTCAGTGGAGAAACCCAAACTATCCTCCTCACAACCTCAACCCCAACCTCCCTCCTCGCCCGCACACAGCGAGCCGAGACGCAGCGGCGGCAAAGCTGAGCGTGCCGCCAAACGCTCCCTGAAAAACAAACCAGCGGGTGACAAGACCGCCGGGGAATCTATCGGGGTGAAAGGAGGGCCTGGAGATGGGACGGCCACCACCAGCAAGCCTGTTACAGTCACCGGAGGCGACCAGCAGCCTCTGGAACCCAGTGCCAAGCGCACCACCGTACGGCCGTCCAAGACTACCAAGGAGGCTACGCCACTGGATGACAgggacacacactctcccaaGGCTACAGCAGCCAATGGGaaagcttcacacacacacccgcccgCTGGTCGGAGCTCGCAGACACAACACAGGGATGGAgacaacagagcagagagactAGACAATGGCCAGGAACATAAACCTGGAgttgccactgctgctgccagcCATACCCAGAGCAGCAAAACTCAG GTGGAGGAGAAGCTAAACCAGtcctcagagagagagcacaagtCCGGGACGACAGCAGACGGCAGCAGTAGCCAACCAGCAGCTCCCGTTAGTGTTAGTGACCGCCTCCAACCTGTCGGCTCCACCAGTGGAACTGACCCAGCTTCTCCAGAGAGGCTGGGAGAGTCCCACACAGATAGGACTGACTCTGAGCCGGAGAAAAAGCCAGCCGAGCACGAATCAGAGCTGGATACTCTGATCGAAGAGCAACCTGTATCAAGAGAGTCAGTTTCAGTACCAGCTACGGGTCCGGCTGCCAAGCGAGGCCAGTCACCTGGTCTAGCCCAGAGGCAGGGCAGCTGTGAGGGGGAAGAGAAGCGGGACCAGTCGAAAGAGGAACCTCCTCTGGAGATGAAGCAGGAGGAAG CCCCGGAGCCCATGGTTAACCTGCAATTTGTGAAGAACGATTCGTACGAGAAGGGTACAGACCTGATGGTGGTTAACGTTTACATGAAGGGGGTCTGCAGGGACACGGCCAGGGTCATCTTCAGGGAACAGGACTTTACCCTTATCTTCCAGACCAG TGATGCTAATTTTCTGCGCCTTCATGCGGACTGTGGACCGAACTCAGTCTTCAAGTGGCAAGTCAAACTCAG GAACCTGATCCAACCTGAGCAGTGCAGCTACTCCTTCACCCCGTCCCGACTGGACATCACCCTGAAGAAGAGACATAGCCAGCGCTGGGGGGTCCTGGAGGCCCCCGCCACACAAG GTGCAGTGGGTGGCGCCAAGGTCGCCGTGCCCTCCAGCCCTGCCTCCATGGAGAAAAGCCAGCCGGGCAGCAGCCAGCACAGCCTCCCTGCCAAGGAGGAGCCTCCTAGGGTGGGGGAGGAGAAACCCAAGGCCCCCAAGGCCTCATCCAGAGTGGAGGACGGAGGTCTGGACACTGTGGCTCCTCGCGGCGTCTCCGAGCATGTCCCCATCACCAAGCCAGAGCCCACTGTCACCACG CCTAAGCCCACCTGCATGGTGCAGCCAATGACCCATGCACCTCCTGCCAGCAATGAGCGccatgaggaagaggaggagaagaaggtgTGCCTGCCTGGATTCACAGGATTGGTCAACCTCGGCAACACCTGCTTCATGAACAGCGTCATCCAATCCCTGTCCAACACCAGAGAACTCAGGGACTACTTCCACG ATCGAGCATTTGAGGCAGAGATCAACTGTAATAACCCTCTGGGTACAGGAGGCAGGTTAGCCATTGGCTTCGCTGTGCTGCTCAGGGCCCTTTGGAAAGGAACACACCATGCCTTCCAACCCTCAAAACTCAAG GCGATTGTGGCCAGTAAAGCCAGTCAGTTTACAGGTTACGCCCAGCATGATGCCCAGGAGTTTATGGCTTTCTTGCTGGACGGGCTCCACGAGGACTTGAACCGCATCCAGAACAAACCATATACAGAGACGGTCGACTCAGACGGACGGCTGGACGAG GTGGTGGCAGAGGAGGCATGGCAGAGGCACAAGATGAGAAACGACTCCTTCATAGTGGACCTCTTCCAGGGCCAGTTCAAGTCCAAGCTTGTCTGCCCCACGTGCTCCAAG gTGTCCATCACCTTTGACCCCTTCCTCTACCTGCCTGTCCCTTTGCCCCAGAAACAGAAGGTGCTCACAGTCTTCTACTTTGCTAAAGAACCTCACAAAAAACCCATCAAG tttcTGGTCAGTGTGAGCAAGGAGAACTCCAGCACTGCTGAAGTCCTCGAATCCATCTCCCGGAGTGTGAGGATCAAACCAGAGAACCTCAGACTGGCAGAG gtgGTGAAGAGTCGTTTCAATCGTATCTTCCTGCCGTCCCATTCCCTGGACACAGTGTCCCCCTCTGACATGCTGTTCTGCTTTGAGGTGCTGTCCAAAGAGCTGGCCAAGGAGAGGGTGGTGCTGCTCCGAGTCCAGCAG AGGCTCCAAGTCCCCAGTATCTCCATCACAAAGTGTGCTGCCTGCCTGAAGCCTCCTGTGTCAGAGGAAGACAAGCTGAAACGCTGCACTCGCTGCTACCGTGTGGGCTACTGCAACCA AGCATGTCAGAGGAGCCACTGGCCCAACCACAAGGGTCTGTGTCGACCCAACATGGAGAACGTGGGCCTGCCCTTCCTGGTCAGCGTGCCGGAGTCCCGACTCTCCTACCCCCGCCTCACCCAGCTACTAGAGGGTTACTCCAG gttttcagtcaATGTGTTCCAGCCTCCGTTCCAGTCAGGCAGGACATCCCCCGAAGCGTCCCAGTCCCGGGCAGACCTCCCCCCGATGCCGAAAGGCGCTCCTGAAGGTCTGGGGTCCGAGGAGGAGGCCGTGGGTGGTGGCAGTACTGTAGGAGCGGGTGATTCGGACCTGGAGAGCCCATCTCTGGTGCCTGAATCCCAGGCAGAGTCTGCCCAGGCCTCGGCCCTCCACTCTGGGGAGccagactctctctcctcctcccagacCTCACTCTCCACCACCCGGACTATGGATTCAGGCTTCTCCGAGCCTCCTTCCTCCACGTCTTGCTGCTCCCTGGACCCCCAGGCAGAAAAAGAGACGTCCTGTGAGAAGACAGTGCGGCCAGAAG CTGCAGTAACAGGGTATCAGCAACCAAGTGAGTCAGCATCAGGTCATGCCAGCCAGTTCTACATCTCTCTGCTGGACTCTAGCAACAAGGAGCAGAGGCTGGATGAGAAAG ACGACGCATTCGTGGACCTCCCCGAAGACGTCACCCTGGAGCTGGTATGGAAGAACAACGAACGCCTGAAGGAGTACGTCCTGGTGCGCTCCAAGGAGCTGGAGTTTGAGGAGGACCCGGGCTCTCTGAGTGAGACAGCCAGAGCGGGACACTTCACCCTGGAACAGTgcctgaacctcttcaccaagCCGGAGGTGCTGGCACCAGAGGAGGCATG GTACTGTCCAAAGTGCCAGCAGCACCGCGAGGCATCcaagcagctgctgctgtggcgTCTGCCCAACGTGTTGATCATCCAGCTCAAACGCTTCTCCTTCAGGAGCTTCATCTGGAGGGATAAGATCAACGACATGGTCGACTTCCCCGTCAG GAACCTGGACCTGAGTAAGTTCTGTATTGGCCAGAAAGACGAGATGCAGCACCCTCCTATCTATGATCTGTATGCAGTCATCAACCACTACGGGGGAATGATAGGAGGCCACTACACGGCCTACGCCCGCCTGCCCAGCGACAAGAACAGCCAGCGTAGCGATGTTG GCTGGCGTCTGTTTGACGACAGCACAGTGACGATGGTGGAGGAGAGCCAGGTGGTGACGCGCTACGCCTATGTCCTGTTCTACCGCCGACGAAACTCCCCGGTGGAGAGGCCGCCACGCTTCCTGGGGCCTCTGGGTGCCGAGTCGCCCACTGCTGCAGGAGCAGCTGCCAGCCAG GCCTCTCTAATATGGCAGGAactggaggaagatgaagaggggCTTGACGAAGGCCCCCGCGGCCTGTTCCTCACTGGGCTGCGGCGACGACAAGCGCCGAGGCTGAcgaggagagacgaggaagaCGAAGACGGAACCGAGGGGGCGGTGCGACGGCACCGCAGGCAGAGGATGTCGGATTATTCAGACGATGACTGCGTGCGATATTTCGTTCTAGGGACCCTGGCGGCCGTGTTTGCTCTGTTCCTCAATTTGGTCTACCCTTTGCTTTACAAAGCCAACTGGGGCTGA
- the usp19 gene encoding ubiquitin carboxyl-terminal hydrolase 19 isoform X2, with the protein MASSSGSSVAGGETVGRRGGAQQRGGSGGDHSTDVSSSTSKKKQKDRANQESREAKRAAAAAAGVIAEAKKDVFVDWKQNANEVIVRLRCGEGVQRVEDVSTTFTDTHCHARIPDGRQWDCRLQEEIEASCSRVQYKEKGGFLLLTMQKKIPFHIWPSLMSNKKEKEPVTTETKNGKEQFSLPVANGEMKSVGLESVEKPKLSSSQPQPQPPSSPAHSEPRRSGGKAERAAKRSLKNKPAGDKTAGESIGVKGGPGDGTATTSKPVTVTGGDQQPLEPSAKRTTVRPSKTTKEATPLDDRDTHSPKATAANGKASHTHPPAGRSSQTQHRDGDNRAERLDNGQEHKPGVATAAASHTQSSKTQVEEKLNQSSEREHKSGTTADGSSSQPAAPVSVSDRLQPVGSTSGTDPASPERLGESHTDRTDSEPEKKPAEHESELDTLIEEQPVSRESVSVPATGPAAKRGQSPGLAQRQGSCEGEEKRDQSKEEPPLEMKQEEAPEPMVNLQFVKNDSYEKGTDLMVVNVYMKGVCRDTARVIFREQDFTLIFQTSDANFLRLHADCGPNSVFKWQVKLRNLIQPEQCSYSFTPSRLDITLKKRHSQRWGVLEAPATQVGGAKVAVPSSPASMEKSQPGSSQHSLPAKEEPPRVGEEKPKAPKASSRVEDGGLDTVAPRGVSEHVPITKPEPTVTTPKPTCMVQPMTHAPPASNERHEEEEEKKVCLPGFTGLVNLGNTCFMNSVIQSLSNTRELRDYFHDRAFEAEINCNNPLGTGGRLAIGFAVLLRALWKGTHHAFQPSKLKAIVASKASQFTGYAQHDAQEFMAFLLDGLHEDLNRIQNKPYTETVDSDGRLDEVVAEEAWQRHKMRNDSFIVDLFQGQFKSKLVCPTCSKVSITFDPFLYLPVPLPQKQKVLTVFYFAKEPHKKPIKFLVSVSKENSSTAEVLESISRSVRIKPENLRLAEVVKSRFNRIFLPSHSLDTVSPSDMLFCFEVLSKELAKERVVLLRVQQRLQVPSISITKCAACLKPPVSEEDKLKRCTRCYRVGYCNQACQRSHWPNHKGLCRPNMENVGLPFLVSVPESRLSYPRLTQLLEGYSRFSVNVFQPPFQSGRTSPEASQSRADLPPMPKGAPEGLGSEEEAVGGGSTVGAGDSDLESPSLVPESQAESAQASALHSGEPDSLSSSQTSLSTTRTMDSGFSEPPSSTSCCSLDPQAEKETSCEKTVRPEAAVTGYQQPSESASGHASQFYISLLDSSNKEQRLDEKDDAFVDLPEDVTLELVWKNNERLKEYVLVRSKELEFEEDPGSLSETARAGHFTLEQCLNLFTKPEVLAPEEAWYCPKCQQHREASKQLLLWRLPNVLIIQLKRFSFRSFIWRDKINDMVDFPVRNLDLSKFCIGQKDEMQHPPIYDLYAVINHYGGMIGGHYTAYARLPSDKNSQRSDVGWRLFDDSTVTMVEESQVVTRYAYVLFYRRRNSPVERPPRFLGPLGAESPTAAGAAASQASLIWQELEEDEEGLDEGPRGLFLTGLRRRQAPRLTRRDEEDEDGTEGAVRRHRRQRMSDYSDDDCVRYFVLGTLAAVFALFLNLVYPLLYKANWG; encoded by the exons atgTGTTTGTGGACTGGAAGCAGAATGCCAACGAGGTGATTGTCAGACTGCGCTGTGGGGAGGGGGTGCAGAGGGTAGAGGACGTCAGCACAACTTTCACTGATACACACTGCCATGCACGCATACCAG ATGGACGGCAGTGGGATTGTCGTTTGCAGGAAGAAATTGAAGCCTCCTGTAGCAGAGTCCAGTACAAGGAGAAGGGAGGCTTCCTGCTGCTCACCATGCAAAAGAAGATTCCCTTCCATATTTGGCCTTCACTCATG TCAaacaagaaggagaaggagccaGTAACCACGGAGACCAAGAACGGGAAGGAACAGTTCTCTTTGCCTGTGGCAAACGGCGAGATGAAGTCTGTTGGCTTAGAGTCAGTGGAGAAACCCAAACTATCCTCCTCACAACCTCAACCCCAACCTCCCTCCTCGCCCGCACACAGCGAGCCGAGACGCAGCGGCGGCAAAGCTGAGCGTGCCGCCAAACGCTCCCTGAAAAACAAACCAGCGGGTGACAAGACCGCCGGGGAATCTATCGGGGTGAAAGGAGGGCCTGGAGATGGGACGGCCACCACCAGCAAGCCTGTTACAGTCACCGGAGGCGACCAGCAGCCTCTGGAACCCAGTGCCAAGCGCACCACCGTACGGCCGTCCAAGACTACCAAGGAGGCTACGCCACTGGATGACAgggacacacactctcccaaGGCTACAGCAGCCAATGGGaaagcttcacacacacacccgcccgCTGGTCGGAGCTCGCAGACACAACACAGGGATGGAgacaacagagcagagagactAGACAATGGCCAGGAACATAAACCTGGAgttgccactgctgctgccagcCATACCCAGAGCAGCAAAACTCAG GTGGAGGAGAAGCTAAACCAGtcctcagagagagagcacaagtCCGGGACGACAGCAGACGGCAGCAGTAGCCAACCAGCAGCTCCCGTTAGTGTTAGTGACCGCCTCCAACCTGTCGGCTCCACCAGTGGAACTGACCCAGCTTCTCCAGAGAGGCTGGGAGAGTCCCACACAGATAGGACTGACTCTGAGCCGGAGAAAAAGCCAGCCGAGCACGAATCAGAGCTGGATACTCTGATCGAAGAGCAACCTGTATCAAGAGAGTCAGTTTCAGTACCAGCTACGGGTCCGGCTGCCAAGCGAGGCCAGTCACCTGGTCTAGCCCAGAGGCAGGGCAGCTGTGAGGGGGAAGAGAAGCGGGACCAGTCGAAAGAGGAACCTCCTCTGGAGATGAAGCAGGAGGAAG CCCCGGAGCCCATGGTTAACCTGCAATTTGTGAAGAACGATTCGTACGAGAAGGGTACAGACCTGATGGTGGTTAACGTTTACATGAAGGGGGTCTGCAGGGACACGGCCAGGGTCATCTTCAGGGAACAGGACTTTACCCTTATCTTCCAGACCAG TGATGCTAATTTTCTGCGCCTTCATGCGGACTGTGGACCGAACTCAGTCTTCAAGTGGCAAGTCAAACTCAG GAACCTGATCCAACCTGAGCAGTGCAGCTACTCCTTCACCCCGTCCCGACTGGACATCACCCTGAAGAAGAGACATAGCCAGCGCTGGGGGGTCCTGGAGGCCCCCGCCACACAAG TGGGTGGCGCCAAGGTCGCCGTGCCCTCCAGCCCTGCCTCCATGGAGAAAAGCCAGCCGGGCAGCAGCCAGCACAGCCTCCCTGCCAAGGAGGAGCCTCCTAGGGTGGGGGAGGAGAAACCCAAGGCCCCCAAGGCCTCATCCAGAGTGGAGGACGGAGGTCTGGACACTGTGGCTCCTCGCGGCGTCTCCGAGCATGTCCCCATCACCAAGCCAGAGCCCACTGTCACCACG CCTAAGCCCACCTGCATGGTGCAGCCAATGACCCATGCACCTCCTGCCAGCAATGAGCGccatgaggaagaggaggagaagaaggtgTGCCTGCCTGGATTCACAGGATTGGTCAACCTCGGCAACACCTGCTTCATGAACAGCGTCATCCAATCCCTGTCCAACACCAGAGAACTCAGGGACTACTTCCACG ATCGAGCATTTGAGGCAGAGATCAACTGTAATAACCCTCTGGGTACAGGAGGCAGGTTAGCCATTGGCTTCGCTGTGCTGCTCAGGGCCCTTTGGAAAGGAACACACCATGCCTTCCAACCCTCAAAACTCAAG GCGATTGTGGCCAGTAAAGCCAGTCAGTTTACAGGTTACGCCCAGCATGATGCCCAGGAGTTTATGGCTTTCTTGCTGGACGGGCTCCACGAGGACTTGAACCGCATCCAGAACAAACCATATACAGAGACGGTCGACTCAGACGGACGGCTGGACGAG GTGGTGGCAGAGGAGGCATGGCAGAGGCACAAGATGAGAAACGACTCCTTCATAGTGGACCTCTTCCAGGGCCAGTTCAAGTCCAAGCTTGTCTGCCCCACGTGCTCCAAG gTGTCCATCACCTTTGACCCCTTCCTCTACCTGCCTGTCCCTTTGCCCCAGAAACAGAAGGTGCTCACAGTCTTCTACTTTGCTAAAGAACCTCACAAAAAACCCATCAAG tttcTGGTCAGTGTGAGCAAGGAGAACTCCAGCACTGCTGAAGTCCTCGAATCCATCTCCCGGAGTGTGAGGATCAAACCAGAGAACCTCAGACTGGCAGAG gtgGTGAAGAGTCGTTTCAATCGTATCTTCCTGCCGTCCCATTCCCTGGACACAGTGTCCCCCTCTGACATGCTGTTCTGCTTTGAGGTGCTGTCCAAAGAGCTGGCCAAGGAGAGGGTGGTGCTGCTCCGAGTCCAGCAG AGGCTCCAAGTCCCCAGTATCTCCATCACAAAGTGTGCTGCCTGCCTGAAGCCTCCTGTGTCAGAGGAAGACAAGCTGAAACGCTGCACTCGCTGCTACCGTGTGGGCTACTGCAACCA AGCATGTCAGAGGAGCCACTGGCCCAACCACAAGGGTCTGTGTCGACCCAACATGGAGAACGTGGGCCTGCCCTTCCTGGTCAGCGTGCCGGAGTCCCGACTCTCCTACCCCCGCCTCACCCAGCTACTAGAGGGTTACTCCAG gttttcagtcaATGTGTTCCAGCCTCCGTTCCAGTCAGGCAGGACATCCCCCGAAGCGTCCCAGTCCCGGGCAGACCTCCCCCCGATGCCGAAAGGCGCTCCTGAAGGTCTGGGGTCCGAGGAGGAGGCCGTGGGTGGTGGCAGTACTGTAGGAGCGGGTGATTCGGACCTGGAGAGCCCATCTCTGGTGCCTGAATCCCAGGCAGAGTCTGCCCAGGCCTCGGCCCTCCACTCTGGGGAGccagactctctctcctcctcccagacCTCACTCTCCACCACCCGGACTATGGATTCAGGCTTCTCCGAGCCTCCTTCCTCCACGTCTTGCTGCTCCCTGGACCCCCAGGCAGAAAAAGAGACGTCCTGTGAGAAGACAGTGCGGCCAGAAG CTGCAGTAACAGGGTATCAGCAACCAAGTGAGTCAGCATCAGGTCATGCCAGCCAGTTCTACATCTCTCTGCTGGACTCTAGCAACAAGGAGCAGAGGCTGGATGAGAAAG ACGACGCATTCGTGGACCTCCCCGAAGACGTCACCCTGGAGCTGGTATGGAAGAACAACGAACGCCTGAAGGAGTACGTCCTGGTGCGCTCCAAGGAGCTGGAGTTTGAGGAGGACCCGGGCTCTCTGAGTGAGACAGCCAGAGCGGGACACTTCACCCTGGAACAGTgcctgaacctcttcaccaagCCGGAGGTGCTGGCACCAGAGGAGGCATG GTACTGTCCAAAGTGCCAGCAGCACCGCGAGGCATCcaagcagctgctgctgtggcgTCTGCCCAACGTGTTGATCATCCAGCTCAAACGCTTCTCCTTCAGGAGCTTCATCTGGAGGGATAAGATCAACGACATGGTCGACTTCCCCGTCAG GAACCTGGACCTGAGTAAGTTCTGTATTGGCCAGAAAGACGAGATGCAGCACCCTCCTATCTATGATCTGTATGCAGTCATCAACCACTACGGGGGAATGATAGGAGGCCACTACACGGCCTACGCCCGCCTGCCCAGCGACAAGAACAGCCAGCGTAGCGATGTTG GCTGGCGTCTGTTTGACGACAGCACAGTGACGATGGTGGAGGAGAGCCAGGTGGTGACGCGCTACGCCTATGTCCTGTTCTACCGCCGACGAAACTCCCCGGTGGAGAGGCCGCCACGCTTCCTGGGGCCTCTGGGTGCCGAGTCGCCCACTGCTGCAGGAGCAGCTGCCAGCCAG GCCTCTCTAATATGGCAGGAactggaggaagatgaagaggggCTTGACGAAGGCCCCCGCGGCCTGTTCCTCACTGGGCTGCGGCGACGACAAGCGCCGAGGCTGAcgaggagagacgaggaagaCGAAGACGGAACCGAGGGGGCGGTGCGACGGCACCGCAGGCAGAGGATGTCGGATTATTCAGACGATGACTGCGTGCGATATTTCGTTCTAGGGACCCTGGCGGCCGTGTTTGCTCTGTTCCTCAATTTGGTCTACCCTTTGCTTTACAAAGCCAACTGGGGCTGA